One genomic segment of Salinigranum rubrum includes these proteins:
- a CDS encoding aconitate hydratase, with product MGLTLTEKILDDHLVEGELEPGDEIGIEIDQVLTQDTTGTMVWLQFEALDLDEVQTELAAQYCDHQTYQFDFKNTDDHRFLRSAAGTYGAYFSRPGNGICHNVHKENFAAPGKTLLGSDSHTPTPGGLGQLAIGAGGLDISVAMGGGAYYVEMPEVVNVRLEGELPEWSTAKDVILEMLRRETVKGGVGKVFEYTGPGAESLTVPERTTITNMGTELGATSSIFGTDEKTRDYLARQGREEDFVELSPDEDAEYADEIVIDLSELEPLIAQPSMPDNVVPVREVAGTDVEQVIVGSCTNGGYEDVLPAAKMVKGREIKKDIEMIVAPGSKQAAELLAREGWTAEMMAAGVNVSEATCGPCIGIGHVPASDSVSLRTFNRNFEGRSGIEDDSVFLCSPEVAAAAAIKGEIIDPRDLADELGDLDAPGIELPDQYDGSKTDLITPDEAIDDELIKGPNIGSAPIGDPLEADIAGEVLLKMEDNITTDHIIPATSDILMYRSNIEKLSEFTLSRVDETFADRAKAADGGVLVAGENYGQGSSREHAAMCPLYLGVEAVLAQSFARIHKANLFNFGILPLTIDSDTYEQIDQGDDVEVVTDVAEAVQAGEEEFTVRVNDDWEATATLKASERERRILAAGGKLRLTKQQYEEDSGGAAPADD from the coding sequence ATGGGACTGACGTTGACCGAGAAGATCCTCGACGACCACCTCGTCGAGGGTGAACTCGAGCCCGGCGACGAGATCGGGATCGAGATCGACCAGGTGCTCACACAGGACACGACCGGCACGATGGTCTGGCTGCAGTTCGAGGCGCTCGACCTCGACGAGGTTCAGACGGAGCTGGCGGCGCAGTACTGCGACCACCAGACCTACCAGTTCGACTTTAAGAACACGGACGACCACCGCTTCCTCCGCTCCGCGGCCGGGACGTACGGCGCGTACTTCTCCCGACCGGGCAACGGTATCTGTCACAACGTCCACAAGGAGAACTTCGCCGCGCCCGGCAAGACGCTCCTCGGTTCGGACTCGCACACGCCGACGCCCGGCGGGCTGGGACAGCTCGCCATCGGCGCCGGCGGCCTCGACATCTCCGTCGCCATGGGCGGCGGCGCCTACTACGTCGAGATGCCCGAGGTCGTGAACGTCCGCCTCGAAGGTGAACTCCCCGAGTGGTCCACCGCGAAGGACGTCATCCTCGAGATGCTCCGCCGCGAGACGGTCAAGGGCGGCGTCGGCAAGGTGTTCGAGTACACCGGACCCGGCGCCGAGTCGCTGACGGTTCCCGAGCGGACGACTATCACGAACATGGGGACGGAACTCGGTGCGACCTCCTCCATCTTCGGCACGGACGAGAAGACCCGCGACTACCTCGCCCGTCAGGGTCGCGAGGAGGACTTCGTCGAACTCTCGCCCGACGAGGACGCCGAGTACGCCGACGAGATCGTCATCGACCTTTCGGAACTCGAACCCCTCATCGCCCAGCCGTCGATGCCCGACAACGTCGTGCCCGTCCGCGAGGTCGCCGGCACGGACGTCGAGCAGGTCATCGTCGGCTCCTGTACCAACGGCGGCTACGAGGACGTCCTCCCGGCCGCGAAGATGGTGAAGGGCCGCGAGATCAAGAAGGACATCGAGATGATCGTCGCCCCCGGTTCGAAGCAGGCCGCCGAACTGCTGGCCCGCGAGGGCTGGACCGCAGAGATGATGGCCGCCGGCGTGAACGTCTCCGAGGCGACGTGTGGGCCGTGCATCGGTATCGGCCACGTTCCCGCGTCGGATTCGGTCTCGCTGCGGACGTTCAACCGCAACTTCGAGGGCCGGTCCGGTATCGAGGACGACTCCGTCTTCCTCTGCTCGCCCGAGGTCGCCGCCGCCGCGGCCATCAAGGGTGAGATCATCGACCCCCGGGACCTCGCCGACGAACTCGGCGACCTCGACGCGCCCGGCATCGAACTCCCCGACCAGTACGACGGCTCGAAGACGGACCTCATCACGCCCGACGAGGCCATCGACGACGAACTCATCAAGGGCCCGAACATCGGCTCCGCGCCCATCGGTGACCCGCTCGAGGCCGACATCGCCGGCGAGGTGCTCCTGAAGATGGAGGACAACATCACGACGGACCACATCATCCCGGCGACGTCGGACATCCTCATGTACCGCTCGAACATCGAGAAGCTCTCCGAGTTCACGCTCTCGCGCGTGGACGAGACGTTCGCCGACCGCGCCAAGGCGGCCGACGGCGGCGTCCTCGTCGCGGGCGAGAACTACGGGCAGGGCTCCTCGCGCGAGCACGCCGCGATGTGCCCGCTCTACCTGGGTGTCGAGGCCGTCCTCGCGCAGTCGTTCGCGCGCATCCACAAGGCGAACCTGTTCAACTTCGGCATCCTACCCCTGACGATCGACTCGGACACCTACGAACAGATCGACCAGGGCGACGACGTCGAGGTCGTCACGGACGTCGCCGAGGCCGTCCAGGCCGGCGAGGAGGAGTTCACGGTCCGCGTCAACGACGACTGGGAGGCGACGGCCACCCTCAAAGCGTCCGAGCGCGAGCGCCGCATCCTCGCCGCCGGTGGCAAGCTTCGACTCACGAAGCAGCAGTACGAGGAAGACAGCGGCGGCGCGGCACCCGCCGACGACTGA
- a CDS encoding deoxyuridine 5'-triphosphate nucleotidohydrolase has protein sequence MFESGPYVADNVTPVDETQVQPNGVDLTLASVLEQTEPGRIATDGKRIGERRAVEFESRDGREWASLAPGGYVLQYAETVHIPEGHVGFIYPRSSLMRNSCMLNTAVWDAGYEGKGEGLLQVHHPIELERGARIAQLVLAEATHEGTYDGSYQGERTE, from the coding sequence ATGTTCGAAAGCGGTCCGTACGTCGCCGACAACGTCACGCCCGTCGACGAGACGCAGGTCCAGCCGAACGGTGTCGACCTCACGCTCGCGTCGGTGCTCGAACAGACGGAGCCCGGGCGGATAGCGACCGACGGCAAACGCATCGGCGAGCGCCGGGCGGTCGAGTTCGAATCCCGCGACGGCCGCGAGTGGGCGTCGCTCGCGCCCGGGGGGTACGTCCTCCAGTACGCCGAGACTGTCCACATCCCCGAGGGACACGTCGGATTCATCTATCCCCGGTCGTCGCTCATGCGCAACTCCTGTATGCTCAACACCGCGGTGTGGGACGCCGGGTACGAGGGGAAAGGCGAGGGGCTTCTGCAGGTGCACCACCCCATCGAACTCGAACGCGGCGCGCGCATCGCGCAACTCGTACTGGCCGAGGCGACTCACGAGGGGACGTACGACGGGAGCTATCAGGGCGAGCGGACGGAGTAA
- a CDS encoding DUF7119 family protein has translation MSDGDGPRRWTHPADREEPVGEPVVRADPSVTGERAREAVGFDPDDPESVQLAAETVRSFSENTVGAEDNVYMLRGAAACAALVRGVGSYKRAAERAGGDVSVSFIRKWARVHDLPQAVRRHVARGDIAPTAAKHIARVSGDARFALAWAVLDSDLTVREVRRAASAINNGTPVEEALAEHGVVLGELATRLPPDLYLELRRRASLENVSPDDVLADALTAYFD, from the coding sequence ATGAGTGACGGAGACGGCCCTCGGCGGTGGACGCATCCGGCCGACCGGGAGGAACCGGTCGGCGAACCGGTGGTTCGCGCCGACCCGTCGGTCACAGGTGAGCGCGCGCGTGAAGCCGTCGGCTTCGACCCCGACGACCCGGAGAGCGTCCAACTCGCGGCCGAGACCGTCCGTTCCTTCTCGGAGAACACCGTCGGCGCCGAGGACAACGTCTACATGCTCCGCGGTGCAGCAGCGTGTGCCGCGCTCGTCCGCGGCGTCGGCTCGTACAAGCGCGCCGCCGAGCGGGCCGGCGGCGACGTCTCCGTCTCGTTCATCCGGAAGTGGGCCCGCGTCCACGACCTCCCGCAGGCGGTCCGGCGTCACGTCGCCCGCGGCGACATCGCCCCGACGGCCGCCAAGCACATCGCCCGCGTCTCCGGCGATGCCCGCTTCGCGCTCGCGTGGGCCGTCCTCGACAGCGACCTCACCGTCAGAGAAGTGCGTCGAGCCGCGAGCGCCATCAACAACGGGACGCCCGTCGAGGAGGCGCTCGCCGAACACGGCGTCGTCCTCGGCGAACTCGCCACTCGCCTTCCCCCCGACCTCTACCTCGAACTCCGGCGTCGTGCCTCGCTGGAGAACGTCTCCCCGGACGACGTGCTCGCCGACGCGCTGACGGCGTACTTCGACTGA